A DNA window from Scylla paramamosain isolate STU-SP2022 chromosome 10, ASM3559412v1, whole genome shotgun sequence contains the following coding sequences:
- the LOC135104357 gene encoding sialin-like, protein MSPSMDSAGAQSPQDSAPDTHSKSLLINFDGTIAEPRQPRKADGTVRERVADSCWQVRYTFALLALSGIALMYAMRVVLSIAIVAMVGTRAHHGHGEDGNFTEEAEDLSNTCPDTRHGINSTSGKTAVEGEFDWDETIQGLILGSFFWGYAFTNIPGGRAAEYLGGKLVFGGGIVLSAGLTLITPISARTSTELLIAVRFFLGTVQGVVFPAINSMIATWVPPLERSRYNTIVYSGFPLGTVLCLPIGGWLCSSDFLGGWSSAFYLFGTLSVVWGLAWFLLVHNRPEIHPRISTKELMHIQSFEKDIKSAEVVPLPKKEIVLSLPFWALVVGALGYDFGFYTLLTELPTYLKNIQHFDMSENGLMSAMPFLVMWLWGYVWGSLMDRLTAANKISLIAIRRLSMALALYGPMFGLMLMCFVNCNTTLAMMVLCVAVGLSGSANCGFLCSHQELAPNFAGTLLGITNTVGSAAGVLAPVITGSITEGNQTLSAWRTVFLITVGVYFLTCTVYIAFITDQVQPWNEPKTKKQGEHRNGDLDTAAALLVNDPKALPVC, encoded by the exons ATGTCCCCCAGCATGGACTCGGCAGGCGCACAGTCTCCCCAGGACTCAGCGCCGGATACCCACTCCAAGTCTCTACTTATCAACTTTGACGGGACCATCGCGGAGCCTCGCCAGCCTAGGAAAG CTGATGGCACCGTCAGGGAGCGTGTGGCGGATAGCTGCTGGCAAGTCCGCTACACCTTTGCTCTGCTGGCTCTGTCCGGCATTGCGCTCATGTATGCTATGCGTGTGGTGCTTTCCATCGCTATAGTGGCTATGGTGGGCACGAGGGCGCATCACGGTCACGGTGAGGACGGGAACTTCACTGAGGAGGCTGAGGATCTGTCTAATACATGCCCGGACACCAGGCACGGCATCAACAGCACCTCCGGAAAGACTGCTGTG GAAGGAGAATTTGATTGGGACGAGACGATCCAGGGACTCATCTTGGGCTCCTTCTTTTGGGGTTACGCCTTCACCAACATCCCAGGAGGTCGGGCGGCGGAGTATTTAGGAGGCAAGCTTGTGTTTGGCGGAGGCATCGTGCTCTCCGCTGGACTCACTCTCATCACTCCAATCAGCGCCAGAACCTCCACCGAACTTCTTATCGCCGTCAGATTCTTTCTTGGCACAGTTCAG GGGGTGGTGTTCCCTGCCATCAACTCCATGATTGCCACGTGGGTCCCGCCACTGGAAAGGAGCAGGTACAACACCATTGTTTACTCAG gctTCCCTCTCGGCACCGTGCTTTGCCTTCCGATCGGCGGGTGGCTGTGTTCCTCCGACTTTCTGGGAGGTTGGTCCTCCGCCTTCTACCTCTTCGGGACCCTGAGTGTGGTGTGGGGTCTGGCTTGGTTCCTACTCGTGCACAACCGTCCCGAGATTCACCCAAGAATTTCCACCAAGGAACTGATGCACATCCAATCCTTCGAGAAAGATATCAAGAGTgccgag GTGGTTCCCCTCCCGAAGAAGGAAATCGTgctctccttgcctttctgGGCCCTGGTGGTCGGCGCTCTGGGTTATGACTTCGGCTTCTACACACTTCTCACCGAGCTGCCCACGTACCTCAAGAACATCCAGCACTTTGACATGAGCGAG AACGGCCTTATGTCAGCCATGCCCTTCCTGGTGATGTGGCTGTGGGGGTACGTGTGGGGCTCCCTCATGGACCGCCTTACTGCTGCCAACAAGATCTCCCTCATTGCCATCCGCAGGCTTTCTATGGCgctgg CTCTTTACGGCCCCATGTTTGGTCTGATGCTGATGTGCTTCGTAAACTGCAACACCACGCTGGCCATGATGGTTCTCTGCGTCGCCGTGGGTCTCAGTGGAAGTGCCAACTGCGGCTTCCTCTGCTCCCACCAAGAACTCGCCCCCAACTTCGCCGGGACACTGCTGGGGATCACGAATACTGTGGGCTCCGCGGCGGGCGTCCTGGCTCCTGTCATCACTGGAAGCATCACTGAAGGCAAC CAAACCCTGAGTGCGTGGAGGACAGTGTTCCTCATCACAGTCGGCGTTTACTTCCTCACCTGCACAGTCTACATCGCCTTCATCACCGACCAAGTGCAGCCCTGGAACGAACCCAAGACGAAGAAAC AAGGCGAGCATCGTAACGGGGATCTGGACACCGCCGCGGCCTTGCTGGTGAATGACCCCAAGGCCCTGCCAGTGTGCTGA
- the LOC135104358 gene encoding 2-acylglycerol O-acyltransferase 1-like has product MDGCKVATAPDTGMESQLGLQNTLKEDTVSQRVEEITPNEEQKPLSEAPAVENEPKEQNGVKHEGSAKKDAKSEESDEDLKKYNRKIPEERSAVKKDEIDAHFDRLPWVVGALSRVLNLGISYGPQFAPINIPIRRRKQTFAVLFWMSTFLFMGAGSLLMLLYLFFYTQYWWVSLCYLTWFLGDHSICSRGGRRVEWVRRLPLWKHYRDFFPIHLIKTCELDPSKNYIMGYHPHGILSAGAFCHFATEGTNFSKNFPGFTPHLLTLEGHFLLPFYREFFMASGAVSATRESMDYLLGREGTGRALCLVVGGAKESLDCHPGEVSLHLSKRKGFCKMALRHGASLVPMFSFGENEIYDQVANPEGSLIRRIQNFLQGIIGLAPCLFIGRGVFQYSFGIVPFRKPIYTVVGTPIDVPQVKMPTKEQIVALHEKYVKAVVDLYNKYKHKYSEFPECEIKIV; this is encoded by the exons ATGGACGGGTGCAAGGTTGCCACTGCTCCTGACACGGGCATGGAGTCTCAGTTGGGGCTCCAGAATACCCTGAAGGAGgacacagtcagtcagagagTAGAGGAAATAACACCCAATGAAGAACAGAAACCCCTATCTGAGGCACCTGCTGTTGAGAATGAACCCAAGGAGCAGAATGGTGTGAAGCATGAGGGGAGTGCCAAGAAGGATGCTAAGAGTGAGGAGTCAGATGAAGACCTCAAGAAGTACAACAGGAAGATCCCCGAGGAACGTTCAGCCGTCAAGAAAGATGAGATAGACGCACACTTTGACAG ACTGCCCTGGGTGGTGGGTGCACTGAGCCGTGTCCTCAACCTGGGCATCAGCTATGGACCACAGTTTGCTCCCATCAATATCCCAATCCGTCGCCGCAAGCAGACCTTTGCTGTGCTCTTCTGGATGTCCACCTTCCTTTTCATGGGGGCTGGAtctctcctcatgctcctctacctcttcttctACACACAGTACTG GTGGGTGTCCCTGTGTTACCTGACTTGGTTCCTTGGCGACCACTCCATCTGCAGCCGTGGTGGACGCAG AGTGGAGTGGGTGCGACGACTACCCCTATGGAAGCACTACCGAGACTTCTTCCCCATCCACCTCATCAAGACGTGTGAGCTGGACCCCTCCAAGAATTACATTATGGGCTACCACCCTCATGGCATCCTCTCGGCCGGCGCCTTCTGCCACTTTGCCACCGAGGGCACAAACTTCAGCAAG AACTTTCCGGGCTTCACTCCCCACCTACTTACCTTGGAGggacacttcctcctccctttctacaGAGAGTTCTTCATGGCCTCGG GTGCTGTGAGCGCCACCCGGGAAAGCATGGACTACCTGCTGGGCCGGGAGGGAACAGGCCGTGCCCTCTGCCTTGTGGTGGGAGGAGCCAAGGAGTCACTGGACTGTCACCCTGGAGAAGTTTCTCTCCATCTCAGCAAACGCAAAGGATTTTGCAAAATGGCTCTGAGACATGG GGCCTCACTTGTACCAATGTTTTCCTTTGGGGAGAATGAAATCTATGACCAAGTTGCTAACCCAGAAGGCTCCCTCATCCGGCGCATCCAAAACTTCCTGCAGGGCATCATTGGCCTCGCTCCTTGTTTGTTCATTGGACGTGGTGTCTTCCAGTACAGCTTTGGCATTGTTCCCTTCCGCAAGCCCATCTATACTGTGG TTGGGACTCCCATAGATGTGCCACAGGTGAAGATGCCCACCAAGGAGCAGATTGTGGCGCTGCACGAGAAGTACGTCAAGGCGGTGGTGGACCTCTACAACAAGTACAAACACAAGTACTCAGAGTTTCCTGAGTGCGAAATCAAGATTGTCTGA